In the Metabacillus endolithicus genome, one interval contains:
- a CDS encoding cell division protein FtsZ, which produces MAKTFTKNTPAINMTVVGFGQAGSRIADEFASIKNENGNSVYNCLALNSNDGDLKGLKYITESNRVSLNLGGLGKNPQKAISILEENEDVKNRLKGFIQERVRPTDDLVLFFAGLGGGTGTSTIVKALEEFYDFNNKPLIKKELVKLQSEIEPKEFKENLKKYMKIAIKKAEEKFIKVGVVVTLPLRADGPDALRQVNDFAQRIWKIGQDKTKGIAFIKFADNQHFYDEFKKLPENERGNVENYRDYANKRFSEVFHELNTATTGGGTSVTFDSQDFRRIILENTGSLVINKLTKPITNINNGHDVKEMILDSMEGSCFHQPIELTNILENGDMVAAKVHHIGLLAVLDEKKSLGSSFIDDARVEITEKNTFSLSGTVFTGYLEEKNDHSATVYTFYKTDGLPARLAKGLVKEYEEFQERQKAVIYQSASIESINDEDDDDDFNIDLAEFGLEEVASTKEEDQNENKNNYEVDIDNLNFDDLDD; this is translated from the coding sequence ATGGCTAAAACATTCACAAAAAATACCCCTGCTATAAACATGACGGTAGTAGGTTTTGGACAAGCCGGCTCTAGAATAGCTGACGAATTCGCTTCAATAAAAAACGAAAATGGGAACAGTGTATATAACTGCTTAGCTTTAAATAGTAATGATGGTGATTTAAAAGGTCTGAAATACATAACAGAATCAAATCGTGTATCACTAAACTTAGGTGGTCTAGGAAAAAACCCTCAAAAGGCTATCTCAATTTTAGAAGAAAATGAAGACGTGAAAAATCGATTGAAAGGTTTTATTCAGGAGCGTGTAAGACCTACAGATGACCTAGTGTTATTTTTCGCTGGACTTGGTGGCGGTACAGGTACTTCAACAATCGTTAAGGCTTTAGAAGAATTTTATGATTTTAACAATAAACCTTTAATAAAAAAAGAACTTGTTAAACTACAAAGTGAAATTGAACCTAAAGAGTTTAAGGAAAACCTCAAAAAATACATGAAGATTGCAATAAAAAAAGCTGAGGAAAAGTTTATTAAAGTCGGAGTAGTTGTTACTCTCCCCCTTCGAGCTGACGGTCCCGATGCGTTGAGACAAGTTAATGACTTTGCTCAACGGATTTGGAAAATCGGTCAAGATAAAACTAAAGGGATTGCATTTATTAAATTTGCGGATAATCAACACTTTTATGATGAGTTTAAGAAATTACCTGAAAACGAACGTGGAAATGTTGAGAATTATCGTGATTATGCTAACAAACGTTTTAGCGAAGTATTCCACGAATTAAATACAGCGACTACCGGTGGTGGAACTAGCGTAACCTTTGACTCTCAAGATTTCAGAAGAATTATTTTAGAAAACACTGGTTCATTAGTAATCAATAAATTAACTAAACCTATAACTAACATAAATAATGGTCATGATGTTAAAGAAATGATATTAGATTCAATGGAAGGAAGCTGTTTTCATCAACCTATAGAATTAACTAACATACTCGAAAACGGTGATATGGTAGCAGCAAAAGTTCATCATATAGGTTTGTTAGCAGTATTAGATGAAAAAAAATCTTTAGGATCATCATTCATTGATGATGCCCGTGTTGAGATAACAGAAAAGAATACCTTTTCTTTGAGTGGAACTGTTTTCACTGGTTACTTAGAAGAAAAAAATGATCACTCTGCTACAGTGTACACATTCTATAAAACAGACGGTCTCCCTGCCCGACTTGCTAAAGGATTAGTAAAAGAATACGAAGAATTTCAGGAGCGACAAAAAGCTGTTATTTACCAATCTGCTTCTATCGAATCAATTAATGATGAAGATGACGATGATGATTTCAATATTGACCTTGCTGAATTTGGACTTGAAGAAGTAGCTTCTACCAAAGAAGAAGATCAAAATGAAAACAAGAATAATTATGAAGTAGATATAGATAACCTTAATTTTGATGATTTGGATGATTAA